A single genomic interval of Oryza sativa Japonica Group chromosome 7, ASM3414082v1 harbors:
- the LOC4343536 gene encoding uncharacterized protein, translated as MPRLLLFCLVSSQLAMTAVMGRPFPLFYGGGGGAAASIADAPTSSSSSDGGGGGGHLLHVYSLLESSFAESPMSSHHRNHSPFDRKFAGGKVILGGLAAAIFAAVFCYIRITRRKKIEPKS; from the coding sequence ATGCCTCGCTTGCTGCTCTTCTGCTTGGTGTCGAGCCAGCTCGCCATGACCGCCGTGATGGGCCGGCCATTCCCTCTcttctacggcggcggcggcggcgcggcggcgagcatcGCAGATGCGcctacttcttcttcttcttcagatggtggtggtggtggtggtcatcTACTGCATGTGTATTCTCTTCTCGAGTCGAGCTTCGCGGAGTCGCCGATGAGCTCGCACCACCGCAACCACAGCCCGTTCGACCGGAAGTTCGCCGGCGGCAAGGTGATACTGGGCGGCCTGGCGGCGGCCATCTTCGCCGCCGTCTTCTGCTACATCCGGAtcacgaggaggaagaagatcgaGCCCAAATCTTGA